The following DNA comes from Methanomassiliicoccales archaeon LGM-DZ1.
AGGGACCCGGTGACTGTCACCGTGTCGTATGTCGTTGTGAGGTCGGCGGTCGTTCCGGAAGCGGAGGAGGAACCATCAACTGCGGCGGTCGCGGCCTTGCTGTTCAGCACGGCCTTGATAGTGTAAATCTCGTCGTATGACTGCTTGGCGAAGTAGTACCAGACGGTGGTGACGCCGTCGGTTGTGCTCTCCGATCCGGTCCAGTAATTGTCGGACAGGGTGTAATCGGAGTAGCCGGGCAGGAACGAGAGGTGGGCGGACAGCGAATCCACCGTGACGGTCGCTCCCTGGGCGTACGTGACCTTCACCGGGACGATATCGACGGCTTCTCCGTCAAGGACTGCCTTGCCGGAGTAGCTGCTGCCATCGTACTCGTAAACGATGTACACGGTCGTGGAGGTGAAGTACTGCTGAGCATTGCTCTGATCGCTGTCATCACTGATGCTGATGGTGTACTGCCCGGGCATCAGCTCCGGGATGGCCCCGGAAGTGTCGTAGGACACGGTGTAGGTCCCGTCGCTGTTGGATACCAGCGTGTAGACGTTGGCAGATGTCCTGGTGGACTTCAGCTCGTACTGGACGGCGCTGCTGAGGGAGATCAGGTTGCCGTCGGAATCGTACAGCGATATAGTTCCGCCGTTAGCGGCCACAGCGTTCACGGTCTGGCTCCCCGTAGAGGACGAGGAGGTGCTGACCGAGAATGTCAGAGACTGGCTGGAGTTGGACGAGACCTCGGAGAAGGTGTGCGAGTAGTCCTCCGTCATTGTGAACATGCCTGTGTTGCGCAGATCGTCCTTGAGCACCTTCACGGTGGCATCGGATCCCTGGGGGACCCAGATAACAGCCCTTCCGGTGGAGGAGGAGCTGGTCCCGCAGTTGGTGAGGACGGTGAAGGAGTAATCGGTGCTGTCGACAGTGACGGTCGCCGAGACCCCCACGTAGGGCAGGTAGTTGTATGACGAGGTGGAGGTCCTGTTGGTGTTGGCGCTGACCGAGAGGGTGACGCTGTAGGCAGAGACCAGGCTGATGTCGCAGGTCGCATCGCCGGAGACGGCCAGAGTGCCGTAATAGACCTCGCTGCCGCCGTAGGCGTAGACAGTGTAATCTCCGTCGGGCAGGTAGGCGGTGTAGGCGCCGGTGCCTGAAACAGAGGCATAGGTGAACACAGCGCCGTCGCTCTTGATGAAGACGACGGTCGCGTTGATCTTCTGGCCGTCGGCCTCGGAGACAGTACCGGTGACGGTGCGGGCATCGTACTCGGTGAGCGCAGGGCTCGACGAGGACGCGCTGAAGACTGCGTAGGCGATCTTGCCGGCGGACAGCTGGTACGCAGTGTACGTGTTGCCGGTGACCGTCATGGGCAGGTAGGCCGTGGAGCCGTCGGTGCGGCCGGAGAACCCGACCGCCGACACGACGGCATCGCCGGAGAACCCGGAGACCGTGACCGACTCCGCCGGGTAGGCGGCGATGGTCATGGTCCTGTCGGACCCGCTCGAGGACATGGTGGTGTTGGATGAGGAGGAGCCGTAGAGGCCGTCGGAGGCGACCGATCCGGCGTAGGTGCCGGCGGTCACGTAAATGACGGCCTTGCCGTCCGCTCCGGTGGTCCCGGTGTAGGAGATGCCCGAAGTGGTCTCGGTCAGGGTGACCTCGGTGCCGGAGGCGTATCCCTGGGTCAGTCCGTTGGTGACTGTAACGGTGACCTTGCCGCCGGTGAGCGCGATCCTAAGATCGGAGCCGTCGCCGATGATGACGGTGGCGGTTCCGACGGTGGTCCCGTTCTCGGAAGTGACGGTCACAGTGTACTTGTCGGGCAGGATGCCTGAGGTCAGGCCTCTCAGGTCGAGCGTCCCGCTGCTGACAGGCACGCTGTATGTCTTGCCGCTGGCAGTGCCCTCGAGGAGGGCGGTGCCGCTGATAGATGACTCTGTGCCGCCGACAGTGATGACTGCGGAGGACGGAGTGACGGCAGTGACGGTCAGGTTCAGGCTCGTCGAAGTGCTGGAGTCGATGACCGTAGTGGACAGCGCGACGCCGTCCCTTCCGCCGGTCGATCCGGCGTACAGGACGAGGTAGGAGTCGGAGCCGGCCGGGACATGCACGGTAAAGGTGCCGTCGGAGGCGGTGTAGGCTGTGCTTCCCCTGACATATGTCCCGAGGTTGCTGTCGTAGGTGTAGACGGAGGCCCTGATGCCCTCGACGGCGCTGCCGGAGGCGGTCACGGTGCCCGTATAGGTCTCGGTCGTGGAGCTCGCATCGTCGGCGGTGTACTCCAGGAGCATGACACTGGACAGGTAGTTGATGACCCCGCCGTCGGTCTTCTGCTTGGCGATGGCCTCGTAGGCATCCATCTCAGTCCATCCGGAGGAGGAACTGGTGGCGCTGTCGTCCGCATTGTACATGACGTGCCAGTAGGCGATCTTGAATCCGTCGATGCCGGTCAGGGGCTTGACGGTCACGTCGCTGCCGGCGGCCGCAAGCGCGGAGAGCAGGGCGTACGAGTTGCTGTACCCGGTCGCGTCGATGCCGATGAGGGCGTTCCAGAGGAACGTCTCGTACATGGCCGAGGTGTAGCTCGTGTAGCCATAGTAGGCGTTGTAGCTGTAGAAGTAGGTCGGGGCATTGTAGTTCCCGGCGGAGTACTGGCCGAAGTAGGCCATGGTGGAGAAGGAGGAGCTGTCGCCGTAGTAGAGGGGCAGCATGCTCCCGTCGAGCTCGATGTACTGGATCCCGGTCCTGCCCGACGCTGCGCATACGTCATGATAGAGCGCCTGGATCTGGGCCTCGGTGAGGTTGGCCGTGAGGTAGTGGGAAGCGGCGTAGTACACCGCGTTCTCGGAGGTCAGCGAGTTCAGCTTGATGCCGGAGTGGTCTGAGGAGCTGTTGGCGATGGCCTCGCGGGCGGCCGAGGGGTCGTCCACGAGATTCTCGAAGATCTCCGCCTTCGTATCGTCGCCGAAGACGCTCTTGATGACGCTGTCGAACCAGGCGGCGTCGTGGTTGAGGATCATCCTGATGGTCATCACGGCGACCGTGTTGGCCGATGAGCTGCCCAGGTAGATCTGGGACATCGGCACGGTCCCGCCGCCGTTGGAATCGGTGACGCTCTTGAAGCCGGCCTCGGCCGCGTAATCGGAGTTGGAGATCCAGGTCACGATGCCTCCGTCGACGTCCTGGGTCGAGTAATAGGACCAGAGGGCGGACGACTCGGAATCGTCGGAGGTCTGTATGTCGTAGCTGAGCCCGCCGAAATAGCCGGCCTTCTCGTCGTTGGAGGGCGTGGCCGCATCCGCTGCCAGGACGGCATTGGGGACGGCGACCAGGAACACCGCGATGAGGACGGTGGCCAGCGGGAAGAACTTCAGGGACTTCCTGGCGCCGGCCTTGAAGCCGTTGCCACGGAGGGACCTGAAGTATGATTTCAGGTCCACCGCCCTGATGACCTTCACCGAGAGGATGCCGCACCCTGCCGCGAAGGCGGGGCCGGCGAGGACGGCATAGCTGCTGTCGAACCATCCGACGAAGAACATCGAGAAGATGTACAGCAGGGAGAAGCCGTACAGCCTGGAGGAGGCGTGGGCCCTGTACCTGTAGAGCATCCAGCATCCGAGGATGAACGGGAACCAGAGGGTGAGCCAGCCGTAGTACGATGCCATGTCGGAGATCGAGGTCCTGGTCGCATTGTCGGCAAGGTCCTCCATGAGGGTGCCGCTGTAGACGCTGTTGCCGTGGAATATCGCGTGCGAGAGGTCCCCGTCGAGGAACATGATGACGACGGCGACCGCGACGATGACGACGGCGAAGACGGGGATGGTGGCCACCCAGGGCTTCTTGGCAACGCAGGCGAAGGCAGTGGCGTATATTGCCGTGAGCACACCGAGCACGACCGCTCCGGAGGCAACGGCATCCCACTGGCCGACCGCACCGTACCAGACTGCGGCGCAGATGATGCCGGCCGCGAGGATGATATCGGCGATGGCGACGGCGGGCCACATGTCCCTGCCGGAGATGCGCTGGACGATCAGCGATATGCCCAGGATGACGGCGATGACGACGAAGATCATCCAGAATCCCGTCCAGGAGAGGACGGTGATCCCGAACATGACGGCCGCCAGGACCGTCGGAACGAGGACCTTCCTGTCCTTCAGCACGCCCTTGGGTCCGCTGGGCTGGCCTTCATCGGCGGCCTTGAGGGCGCACAGGATGAAGTAGACCATCAGGGACGCGAAGAAGCAGATGAACGCGAACCCGGAGCCGCTCGAGAAGGGAGTGGTCATTATGATGAGGCCGAAGAACGCATAGAAGAGCGCCGAGACGACACCTACCACACGGTCCTCGCGGTACATCTTCTTGCCGATGCCGTAGATCACGATGCAGGTGAGGGCACCGAGTATGGGCGCCGCCCAGGCGATGGTCCCGGCTGCCGCGGTGCGGTCCGAGATGCCGAAAGCCGTCACGATCTGCGCTATGCCCGCCATGATGTAATCGTAGGCCGGCCCGTAGGCGCTCACAGACCCGAACGGATAGTTCAGGGAGGCGACGCTGGACGGGTCGTAGGTGCCCGCCATGATCTCCATGACGATGCGGAGGTTGCTGCTCGCGCTGCTGCCGCCGGACAGGGCGTAATTGTCGCCGGCGGAGATCCCGTACGCGTAGACGAACCTTACCAGGAAGGCCGCCAGAACGATCACGAACAGGGAAAGCGGGAGCCAGTGCTCTTTGAGCCAACCTATGCCGCCTTCGCTCTTGACAGCGGGTGCGGCAGGGGCTTCGCCCTCTTCGGGCGAGGCTTTTCCTTTTCCAAATATGCGCATTTTCGAATCTCCAATTATAAATCGGAATGCGCAAACATGCAGGACTTGTTATTTATACGTTCAGGGCGCGTAATTATAATAAATACAATAGGAAAGGCCGGACCCGGAACGGAATCGGCGCCTGCCGCGCCGCATTTCCCGTCTGGGTCATAGCGCCGAGCGCACGTCGGCGGCGAAGGCGCGGGCGGCGGCCGCTGGGTCCTCCGAACCGTAGATGGCCCTGCCGACTATGACATAATCGGCCCCGGCTTTGATCGCTTCGGCGGCCGAGCCCCCCTGAGCACCGACACCGGGGGAGAGGATCTCCATGCCCGGGCCCGCGATCCTCCTGATGGCGGCGATGCGGTCCGGACGGGTGGCGGGGGCGATGAAACCCTTCACGCAGCACTTCACGCCCATCTGTGCCAGCTGCTCTGCGACCGGGGCGGTGAACTCCTTCCCTCCGGGATGGCTCATCTCGGTGACAGCGTAAACATAGCCGCGTCCCTCGGCGGTCCTGACCGCCTCGGACAGGGAGTCGGAGCCGGTGAAGGCATGGACGATGACCCCGGAGGCCCCCCTCTTAAGTGCCAGATCAACGATCAGATGCACCGTGTTCGGGATGTCGGCGACCTTGAAATCGCAGATGACGTCCGAACGCTCCGAGAGCTCGGTTATCATCTCCGGCCCGGCGGAGAGTACCAGGGGCCAGTTTATCTTGATCGCGTCCACTGTCCCGGAGACGGAATCGGCCACGGAAAGCGCCTTCTCACGGTCGGTCTCGTCAAGTGCCAGTATGACACGGCTGCTCTTCTTCATCTGACATTCCATCCCCAGAACATTATTAAAACTTCGCAAGCGTTTGCCGCGCCATGGCCTTTGTGAGGTTCGATTCGGGCTCGGCCGCCAACGGCCCCCTTGCCGAGGGATGCGAATACTGCACCAGAGGATCCAAGATGGTCCTGTTCGTCACCGGCAGGTGCCGCGCCGGGTGCTTCTACTGCCCGATATCAGAGAACCGCAGGACCTCCGGGTCCGTGTACGCCAACGAAGGGCCGGTCTCCAACGACGACCAGGTCATCGAGGAGGCTGAGGCGATGGACGCGGAAGGCACCGGGATCACCGGCGGGGACCCGTCCGAGGACATGGAACGGACCCTCCATTACATCCGCCTCCTGAAGGAGCACTTCGGCCCCGGCCATCACATCCACATGTACACGGCCGAGATATCCCTGGAGAAAGCGCGGATGCTGGAGGAGGCGGGCCTCGACGAGATCCGCTACCACCCGATAGAGGCGCGCTGGAGGAACATGGAGTCCACCGAGCTTGCCGAAGTCGTGTCCGGGACCGGGATGGACGTGGGCATAGAGATCCCCGCATTGCCTGGGCGCGTGGACGACATGGCGGCCATGCTGAAGTACGCATTCTCGGCAGGCGTGAAGTTCGCCAACCTCAACGAGCTGGAGTTCAGCGAGACCAACTGGGACATGATGGAGAAGCACGGCTACGAGGTCAGGGACGAAGTGTCATCTGCAGTTAAAGGCTCGGAAGAGGCCGCGCTCGCGGTCATGAAGGCCCTGCCGGACCTCCCCATCCATTTCTGCAGCTCCCGCTTCAAGGACGGCGTCCAGCTGAGGAACCGCCTCAAGCGCAGGGCGGCCAATACGGCCAGGCCCTACGATGTGGTCACCGAGGACGGGACCCTGATCAAGGGCATAATCTACGCCGATGACCTCGATGCCGCCGCCGGCCTGCTGAAGGATGATTTCGATGTGCCGGACGAGCTCATCTTCGTGGACCGGGAGCGGAACCGCATCGAGACGGCCCCCTGGGTCTTGGAGGAGATCTGCGGGGACCTCCCGTACAGGTGCTACGAGACGGAGGAATACCCGACCAGGGACAGGCTCGAGGTCGAGCGCACTCCGCTCAACCGATGATGCCCTCATGGCCGGCCGAGGGCCTGCCTATGGACCAGACTTGATGCTGAGAGAGAAAAGAGGCGGGGCAGGGCCCCGCTGAAAGGTTTTGCTTCTCCACCTTGGTGAAGACCGGGGGCGCCGGCCTCACTCTACGCTCAGGCTCTGGATATCGTGATGCCTGTTGACGATATCCCTGGCTATGCGCAGGTTCCTGCCGGCCTTTCCGATCGCGCGGCCCTTGAGTTCGGGATCCACGGTCACGGTAGCGTGATTGATGTCGCCGCGTTTCTCGATGACGACCTTCTGAGGCTTGTAGACATGGAAGACGTTCATGACGAACTGGGCGGGGTCGTCTGAGTACTCCACCACCTGGATGTTCTTCCCTGTGATCTCCTTCAGCTTGATGACGTGCTCCCCTTTCTTGCCCACGGCTATGTTGCCCTGGCCCTTCTCCACTACGAAGACGAGCTTGTCGGGCGTGTCCATGCAGTCGACCGCGTTGGTGTGGGTCAGCTGCTGGAACAGCGCGATGTAGCGGAGGGTGTCGTCGGTCAGGACGATCTCCTGCTTCGAGTTCTCGGCGGACATTTTCTCACAGCGTTAAGATGTTGGAAGTGCCCTTGTCGATGACGGCAAGCGCTGATACGGAGAACGGCTTTCCGCAGAGGGCCCCGAGCTCCATGTTGTTCCCGTCGTAGACGTGGGTCTTGACGGAGGTCTTCTTCAGCGAGTCGGAGGGGCAGTTCTTGGAGATGATGATCATCTGGGCCTTGCCGGACTTGACCGCTTTCTCAGTCTGGTCCACTCCGAACTCGACCTTTCCGGTCGCGATGGCTGCTTTCAGTGCTTTGGATATGTCTACTTCTTCGCTCATTCATTTTCCCCCTTTTTCTTCTTGGGTGTGTAGATTAGCTTGACTGCGCCGGTTCCTAGGGTCACCGGCTGACCCACTATGATGTTTTCGGTGACTCCCTCGAGATGGTCCACCTCGCCGACGGTCGCCGCGTGCAGCAGATGCGCCGCGGTGATCTCGAACGCCGCCCTGGCAAGGACGGAGGACTTCTTTCCGGAGACACCGTGCCTTCCGATGGCCCTCACGGTGCCGTCGTTGGTCATGACGTCGGCCACGAGCATGACGTGCCTGACGTCGACGTCCAGACCTGCGTGCTCCATGGTGGTCATCGCCTCATGGATGATCGAGTTCCTGGCGGCCTCGATGCCGAGGACGTCGGCGACCTCCAGGACGGAGTTCGTCATGACGTTCTCGGCCTCGACGGACTCCAGCTGGAGGACCTCCTCGAGGTTGCTCCCCTCGGTGACGATCTCCCACTTGCCGGTGGCCTTGTTCATCTGGAGGATTGCCCTCTGGATGCCCTCGACCCCCTTCAGCTTGGCGTTCCTGACGGCGTCGTACATCTGCTGGAGCTTCTTGAAGGAAGGCTCGTCGGAACCGATGACGATGTCGTAGTCCTGCCTGGTGACCATCCCGCGGACGGCCTTGATCTTGTTCAGCTTCTCGACGATGTCGTCGATGGTGAGCCCGCGCTCCTCCATCTTCCTGGCGTCCGGGACGACGATCAGCTTCTGGTTGGTGATGTCGGTCTCGATGCTGGCCACGTCGATGAGGGAGGTGATCTCGATCTCGGACGCCACGTGCTTGGCCACGCCCTCGTCCTCGGCGGCCAGGCCCTTCAGGGGTATGGTCATGGACGGGGTGGACGGCTCGCGCCTGGCGTCGACGATCTCGATGATCCTCGGCAGACCCTCGGTGACGTTCACGTTCGCGACACCCGCGAAGTGGAAGGTACGGAGGTTCATCTGGGTGGCGGGCTCTCCGAGGGAGTGCGCCGCCATGACTCCTGCGGACTCGTTCTGGTCCATCAGGTGCGAGGTGTACATCCTGTTGGCGACGGTGATCAGCTTCTCGCAGGTCTCCTCGGGGAGGTCCGCGCCGCTGACCCTCTTGGCGATGTCGCAGACGATCTTCATGGGGAGCTTGATCCCCAGCCTGTCGGCGATCGCGAAGAGGCGTTTCTCCATGTCGGTGTACTCGTGCGGCCTGTAGATCTCCTCAGGGGGCTCGCGGACGGCCTCGGGCTGCGCCGCCTCGGGCCTCGCCTTCTTGGAGGGCGAAGATGCCCTGGCGGGGCGCTTGCCGATCTTCATGATGATGTCCTCGGCCTCGGCCTCCTCGATCCCCAGCTCCGCGAGGGCGGGCGCCCCGGCGGATGCAATGCTCCCGAGGGTGGTGTACCTGGTCAGGATGAGGGCGGCGGCCTCCTCGCTGACGCCTCTCTTGACAAGCGCCGCAATCGTGTCCTTCTTCGCCATCTTCACTCGCCTCCGTCGTAGTCGTCGTCTCCGCCCTCGTAGTCCTCGGTGGACTCTCCGTCCTCCGACTCCATGTCGTCGGAGTCGATGGTCTCGAGGTCCTTCTCGCGGGCGCCGTAGTTGCCTCCGGAGCCCTCCTTGGCGTCGACGTTGAGGAACTGGTCGGCGTTGTCGCCGAGGACCTCCGCCAGGAGGTCGTTGAGGTCGATCGCCTTCCCGCGCACGGCGCGGGAGGGGTCGATGCCGTCCTCTCCGTACCTGAACTGCACGATGGTGCCGACGGTGTTCCTGACGGTGCCGTCGGCGGTCAGTTTGAGGTCCTCCAGCGCGGAGATGAGCCTCCTCTGCATGTAACCGGACCTGCTGGTACGGACGGCGGTATCGACCAGTCCTTCCCTTCCTCCCATGGCGTGGAAGAAGAACTCGGTCGGGGACAGTCCGCTCTTGTAGGAGTCGGCGCAGAATCCCCTGGCGTAGGCCCCGAGGTCCCCTTTGTGGAAGTGGGGGAGGGTCCTGTTCCAGTATCCTCTGGAGATCCTCTCACCGCGGACGGACTGCTGACCGACGCACCCGGCCATCTGCGAGAGGTTCAGCATGGAACCCCTGGCACCTGTCTTGGCCATGATGACGGCGGGGTTGCTCCATCCGAGGAAGTTACCGGCGATGTTACCCGCATTGTCACGGGCCTGGGCCAGGGTCCCCTGGATGTTGACCTCCAGGGTGTCCCTGAGCGACCTGCCGGGCATCTCCTTGAGGGTGCCCTCCCTGTAGGACTCGACGAGGCTGTCCACCTTGGCGATGTCCTCCTGGGTGGAGGCGTTGATCTGGTCGATGGCGTCCTGCGGGATGTCCTCGTCGCCGATACCGGTCGAGAACCCGTGGTCCATGATGGACCCGAGGCACAGCCTGGTGACCTCGTTGAGGAACCTGGCGGCGCGGTCTGCCCCGTAGTCGCGGGCGATGCGCTCGAGGATCTTCCCTTTGGAGTTCCCGATGCCTTTCTCGTCGATGGTTCCCATGAGGAGCTGCCCGTTGCGGATCTTGACGTACCCGTCGGTGGGGCAGTTCTCCTTCAGGCAGGCTCCCTGGCACTGGCAGACGGACGCCTTGTAGGTGATGTTGAAGTCCGGGGGCAGCACGAGGCTGAACAGCTGCTTGCCGGTCCAGTAGGGCTCGCCGCCCTCGTCCACGCCGGCGGGCTCGGGGACCTTGATGTCCGGGAGCTTCATGAGGATGTTCATGGCCTCATAGCGGTGGAAGTGGGGCCCTCCGTTCTTGCCGTGGGTGAGGAAGTAAGCGCCGGTGATGTGGTCGTGGATGGCGCCGATGATGGGCCCTCCGTACCTGGGCGAGAGGATGTTCTCCTGCACCTGCATGAGGATCCTCGCTTCGGCGCGGGCCTCCTCGGACTGCAGGACGTGCAGGTTCATCTCATCGCCGTCGAAGTCAGCGTTGTACGGGGCGCAGTCGCAGAGGTTGAACCTGAAGGTCCTGCCGGGCATGACCCTCACGCGGTGGGCCATGATGGACATCCTGTGGAGCGACGGCTGCCTGTTGAACAGGACGACGTCGCCGTTCATGAGCTG
Coding sequences within:
- the pyrF gene encoding orotidine-5'-phosphate decarboxylase; translation: MKKSSRVILALDETDREKALSVADSVSGTVDAIKINWPLVLSAGPEMITELSERSDVICDFKVADIPNTVHLIVDLALKRGASGVIVHAFTGSDSLSEAVRTAEGRGYVYAVTEMSHPGGKEFTAPVAEQLAQMGVKCCVKGFIAPATRPDRIAAIRRIAGPGMEILSPGVGAQGGSAAEAIKAGADYVIVGRAIYGSEDPAAAARAFAADVRSAL
- a CDS encoding radical SAM protein, whose translation is MAFVRFDSGSAANGPLAEGCEYCTRGSKMVLFVTGRCRAGCFYCPISENRRTSGSVYANEGPVSNDDQVIEEAEAMDAEGTGITGGDPSEDMERTLHYIRLLKEHFGPGHHIHMYTAEISLEKARMLEEAGLDEIRYHPIEARWRNMESTELAEVVSGTGMDVGIEIPALPGRVDDMAAMLKYAFSAGVKFANLNELEFSETNWDMMEKHGYEVRDEVSSAVKGSEEAALAVMKALPDLPIHFCSSRFKDGVQLRNRLKRRAANTARPYDVVTEDGTLIKGIIYADDLDAAAGLLKDDFDVPDELIFVDRERNRIETAPWVLEEICGDLPYRCYETEEYPTRDRLEVERTPLNR
- a CDS encoding NusA-like transcription termination signal-binding factor, coding for MSAENSKQEIVLTDDTLRYIALFQQLTHTNAVDCMDTPDKLVFVVEKGQGNIAVGKKGEHVIKLKEITGKNIQVVEYSDDPAQFVMNVFHVYKPQKVVIEKRGDINHATVTVDPELKGRAIGKAGRNLRIARDIVNRHHDIQSLSVE
- a CDS encoding 50S ribosomal protein L30e, producing the protein MSEEVDISKALKAAIATGKVEFGVDQTEKAVKSGKAQMIIISKNCPSDSLKKTSVKTHVYDGNNMELGALCGKPFSVSALAVIDKGTSNILTL
- the rpoA2 gene encoding DNA-directed RNA polymerase subunit A'' — protein: MAKKDTIAALVKRGVSEEAAALILTRYTTLGSIASAGAPALAELGIEEAEAEDIIMKIGKRPARASSPSKKARPEAAQPEAVREPPEEIYRPHEYTDMEKRLFAIADRLGIKLPMKIVCDIAKRVSGADLPEETCEKLITVANRMYTSHLMDQNESAGVMAAHSLGEPATQMNLRTFHFAGVANVNVTEGLPRIIEIVDARREPSTPSMTIPLKGLAAEDEGVAKHVASEIEITSLIDVASIETDITNQKLIVVPDARKMEERGLTIDDIVEKLNKIKAVRGMVTRQDYDIVIGSDEPSFKKLQQMYDAVRNAKLKGVEGIQRAILQMNKATGKWEIVTEGSNLEEVLQLESVEAENVMTNSVLEVADVLGIEAARNSIIHEAMTTMEHAGLDVDVRHVMLVADVMTNDGTVRAIGRHGVSGKKSSVLARAAFEITAAHLLHAATVGEVDHLEGVTENIIVGQPVTLGTGAVKLIYTPKKKKGENE
- a CDS encoding DNA-directed RNA polymerase subunit A', producing MISNITKKIGSIKFSCVSPDEIRRMSAVKIITADTYDDEGWPIAGGLMDPHMGIIEPGLRCKTCGLKLDECPGHFGHIDLAMPVIHVGFIKDIKLMLESTCRSCGRLMLPPEEIKARQKRMDDILDMGGDTIDQKLYSKEVAKDASSKGVCPYCGAEQIKIKLDKPTTFREVSDNHKLTAKEVRERLERIPDDDLRALGMDPATCRPEWMVLTALAVPPVTVRPSITLDSGDRSEDDLTHKLVDVLRINQRLRENRDAGAPQLIVEDLWELLQYHVTTYFDNQTSGIPPARHRSGRPLKTLAQRLKGKEGRFRSNLSGKRVNFSSRTVISPDPNLSINEVGVPVIAARELTVPVIVNVHNIDVMREYVKRGPTPDESQGYIPGVNYVIRGDGRRIKVTDHNAEEVAEGLDIDYTVERQLMNGDVVLFNRQPSLHRMSIMAHRVRVMPGRTFRFNLCDCAPYNADFDGDEMNLHVLQSEEARAEARILMQVQENILSPRYGGPIIGAIHDHITGAYFLTHGKNGGPHFHRYEAMNILMKLPDIKVPEPAGVDEGGEPYWTGKQLFSLVLPPDFNITYKASVCQCQGACLKENCPTDGYVKIRNGQLLMGTIDEKGIGNSKGKILERIARDYGADRAARFLNEVTRLCLGSIMDHGFSTGIGDEDIPQDAIDQINASTQEDIAKVDSLVESYREGTLKEMPGRSLRDTLEVNIQGTLAQARDNAGNIAGNFLGWSNPAVIMAKTGARGSMLNLSQMAGCVGQQSVRGERISRGYWNRTLPHFHKGDLGAYARGFCADSYKSGLSPTEFFFHAMGGREGLVDTAVRTSRSGYMQRRLISALEDLKLTADGTVRNTVGTIVQFRYGEDGIDPSRAVRGKAIDLNDLLAEVLGDNADQFLNVDAKEGSGGNYGAREKDLETIDSDDMESEDGESTEDYEGGDDDYDGGE